A genomic region of Vicia villosa cultivar HV-30 ecotype Madison, WI unplaced genomic scaffold, Vvil1.0 ctg.001311F_1_1, whole genome shotgun sequence contains the following coding sequences:
- the LOC131634526 gene encoding large ribosomal subunit protein eL27-like — translation MVKFLKPNKAVIVLQGRYAGKKAVIVKNFDDGTRERAYGHALVAGIKKYPSKVIKKDSAKKTAKKSRVKAFVKLVNYQHLMPTRYTLDVDLKEVVTNDALVSKDKKVTALKEAKKRFEERFKTGKNRWFFTKLRF, via the coding sequence ATGGTGAAGTTCCTCAAGCCAAACAAAGCCGTCATCGTCCTCCAAGGACGCTACGCAGGGAAGAAGGCAGTCATCGTGAAGAACTTTGACGATGGAACCCGCGAACGTGCTTACGGTCATGCTTTGGTTGCAGGGATCAAGAAGTACCCAAGCAAGGTTATTAAGAAGGATTCCGCCAAGAAAACCGCTAAGAAATCGCGCGTGAAGGCTTTTGTGAAGCTTGTTAACTATCAGCATCTGATGCCTACTCGTTACACCTTGGATGTGGATTTGAAGGAGGTGGTTACCAATGATGCGCTTGTGAGTAAGGATAAGAAGGTTACTGCTTTGAAGGAGGCGAAGAAGAGGTTTGAGGAGAGGTTTAAGACTGGGAAGAACAGGTGGTTCTTTACCAAGCTCAGGTTTTGA
- the LOC131634531 gene encoding protein GAMETE CELL DEFECTIVE 1, mitochondrial-like translates to MQTINRFISVTRRLTTELRHENRLQPSRALSTTTPGGGSLDDANWETPSTWSTGLTKDHFNGEANPQTSLSDLQEMEDKLQELEEENRKSKSYVDSWKKRMADTCVLLKQVREPGARGSYLKDSEKAEMYRLHKKDPEVYTVEKLAKDYRIMRQRVHAILWLKQLEEEEEKKLGHRLDDSVELLLDTFPEFFISHDREFHVASLPYKPDFKVMPEGWDGITKDLDEVHYEISKKEDDMLYRDFVEKMNFNKKKMAGEVKCHKYSRRRPEDGWTFTVEKMGARGKRGGGGGWKFASMPDGSTRPLNEIEKMYVKRETPRPRRRILP, encoded by the exons ATGCAAACCATCAACCGTTTCATCTCCGTCACAAGAAGACTCACCACCGAACTCCGCCACGAAAACCGCCTCCAACCTTCCAGAGCACTCTCAACCACTACTCCCGGAGGAGGATCCCTCGACGACGCGAATTGGGAAACACCATCCACATGGTCAACAGGCCTAACAAAGGACCACTTCAACGGCGAAGCGAATCCTCAAACAAGTCTCTCCGATCTCCAAGAGATGGAAGATAAGCTTCAGGAATTGGAAGAGGAGAATCGGAAGAGCAAATCGTATGTTGATAGCTGGAAGAAACGAATGGCCGATACGTGTGTGTTGTTGAAACAGGTTCGTGAGCCTGGTGCGAGAGGATCGTATTTGAAGGATAGTGAGAAAGCGGAGATGTATCGATTGCACAAAAAGGATCCTGAGGTTTATACTGTTGAGAAGCTTGCTAAGGATTATAGGATTATGAGACAGAGAGTTCATGccattctttggcttaagcagcttgaagaggaagaagagaagaagctTGGTCACCGGCTTGATGATTCCGTTGAGCTCTTGCTCGATACTTTTCCAGA ATTTTTCATTTCCCATGATAGGGAGTTCCATGTGGCGTCTCTTCCTTATAAACCTGACTTTAAGGTGATGCCTGAAGGGTGGGATGGCATTACTAAAGATTTGGATGAAGTTCATTATGAAATTTCCAAAAAGGAGGATGATATGCTTTATCGAGATTTTGTTGAAAAGATGAACTTCAACAAGAAGAAA ATGGCTGGAGAGGTGAAATGTCACAAGTATAGTCGACGACGCCCTGAAGATGGATGGACTTTTACTGTAGAGAAAATGGGAGCCCGGGGGAAGCGAGGAGGTGGCGGGGGTTGGAAATTTGCTAGCATGCCCGATGGATCAACCCGACCACTGAATGAGATTGAGAAAATGTATGTGAAGCGAGAAACTCCACGCCCGCGACGCAGGATCCTTCCTTGA